In Vigna angularis cultivar LongXiaoDou No.4 chromosome 8, ASM1680809v1, whole genome shotgun sequence, one DNA window encodes the following:
- the LOC108345345 gene encoding receptor-like protein EIX2 isoform X2, with the protein MIYIAFSTKFQAPENFGFSYYFLMEVSYATLFLLLILLTTLHFRESMVAGLNISCSEKEKNALLSFKHGLADPSNRLSSWSEEEDCCSWAGVRCNNFTGQVMELNLNTSVTSPYRELSGEISPSLLELKSLTRLDLSSNYFVLSPIPSFLGSMKSLRYLDLSLSGFMGLIPHQLGNLSNLQHLNLGYNYALQIDNLNWISRLSSLEYLDLSYVDLHKEADWLQVLSALPSLSELHLENCQIDNLGPPKGKTNFTYLQVLDLSNNNLNQEIPSWLSNLSTTLVQLDLHSNLLHGEIPQQLSSLQNIKILGLHGNQLGGALPISLSQLKHLEVLDLSNNTFICPLPASFANLSSLRTLNLAHNRLNGTIPKSFRFLQKLQILNLGANSLTGDMPVTLGTLSNLVTLDLSSNLLEGSLEENHFVKLLKLKELRLSSTNLFLSVNSRWVPPFQLEYVLLSSFGIGPKFPEWLKNQSSVKVLTMSKAGISDLVPSWFWNWSLQLEFLDLSNNLLRGEVSNIFLNSSVINLSSNLFKGRLPSVSANVEVLNIANNSISGTVSPLLCGKKSATNKLSVLDVSNNVLSGDLGQCWVHWQALVHLNLGSNSFSGEIPHSIGYLSQLESLLLNDNSISEYIPSTLQNCSTMKFIDMGNNQLSDTIPTWMWEMQYLIVLRLRSNNFSGSITQNMCQLSSLIVLDLANNSLSGSIPNCLDKMKTMAGEDDFFANPLSYSYGSDFSYNNYKESLELVPKGDELEYRDNLILVRMIDLSSNKLSGTVPPEISKLSALRFLNLSRNILSGEIPKDMGKMKLLESLDLSLNHISGEIPQSLSDLSFLSFLNLSYNSLSGRIPTSTQLQSFETLSYTGNPELCGPPITNNCTSKEGISENATVIHADGNFLATSEFYIGMGVGFAAGFWGVCSAIFFNRTWRHAYYDFIDHLKDVIYVTIVLKVRRLLAQSRGFLSAANRRDITR; encoded by the coding sequence ATGATATATATAGCCTTTAGTACTAAATTCCAAGCACCAGAAAACTTTGGATTCAGTTACTACTTCCTCATGGAAGTGTCATATGCAACTCTATTTCTTCTCTTGATTTTGTTGACAACACTCCACTTTAGAGAAAGCATGGTAGCAGGGCTCAACATAAGTTGcagtgagaaagaaaagaatgcACTGCTCAGCTTCAAGCATGGACTAGCAGACCCTTCAAACAGGCTTTCATCATGGTCTGAAGAAGAAGATTGTTGTTCATGGGCAGGGGTTCGCTGCAACAACTTCACTGGTCAAGTCATGGAACTCAATCTTAACACATCTGTGACCTCTCCCTATAGGGAATTGAGTGGTGAGATTAGTCCTTCCCTGCTTGAACTAAAATCTTTGACTCGTTTGGATTTGAGTtcaaattattttgttcttagtCCAATACCAAGCTTCCTAGGCTCAATGAAGAGTCTTAGATACTTGGACCTTAGCTTAAGTGGGTTCATGGGACTAATCCCTCACCAACTAGGAAATCTATCAAACCTGCAGCACCTTAATCTTGGCTACAATTATGCTCTTCAGATAGATAATCTTAATTGGATATCAAGGCTTTCTTCCTTGGAATACCTTGATTTGAGTTATGTAGACCTTCACAAAGAAGCTGATTGGCTTCAAGTACTGAGTGCACTTCCTTCTCTATCAGAACTACACTTAGAGAACTGTCAAATTGATAACTTGGGACCACCTAAAGGAAAAACCAACTTCACATATCTCCAAGTCCTTgatctttcaaataataatcTCAATCAGGAAATCCCTTCATGGCTATCCAATCTCAGTACAACTCTTGTCCAACTCGATTTACACAGTAACCTTTTACATGGAGAAATCCCACAACAATTGTCAAGccttcaaaacataaaaattctAGGCTTGCATGGCAACCAACTCGGTGGAGCACTTCCTATTTCATTAAGTCAGCTCAAGCATCTTGAAGTTCTAGATCTCAGTAATAATACCTTTATTTGTCCACTTCCTGCATCATTTGCAAACTTATCATCCTTGAGGACTTTGAACCTGGCTCACAACCGGCTGAATGGGACCATTCCTAAGAGTTTTAGGTTCCTCCAAAAGCTGCAGATATTAAACCTTGGAGCTAATTCTCTGACTGGTGATATGCCTGTAACTCTTGGAACTCTCTCAAATTTAGTGACATTAGACCTTTCATCAAATTTGTTGGAAGGATCACTAGAAGAGAATCATTTTGTAAAACTTCTGAAATTAAAGGAACTGCGTTTATCTTCAACAAACTTGTTCCTCAGTGTTAACTCTAGATGGGTTCCTCCATTTCAGCTTGAATATGTTTTACTCAGCTCCTTTGGAATAGGGCCCAAGTTTCCAGAATGGCTGAAAAACCAGAGTTCTGTCAAGGTATTGACAATGTCTAAGGCAGGTATTTCAGATTTGGTTCCAAGTTGGTTTTGGAATTGGAGTCTGCAACTGGAATTCCTGGATCTGTCAAACAATCTGTTAAGAGGAGAGGTATCAAACATCTTTCTAAATTCCAGCGTCATAAACCTGAGTTCTAATTTGTTCAAGGGTAGATTGCCAAGTGTGTCTGCAAATGTTGAAGTGCTGAATATTGCCAATAACTCAATTTCTGGAACGGTTTCTCCCTTATTATGTGGAAAGAAAAGTGCTACTAACAAGTTAAGTGTGCTGGATGTCTCAAATAATGTCTTATCTGGTGATCTTGGTCAGTGTTGGGTTCATTGGCAAGCCTTGGTGCACTTGAACTTGGGTTCTAACAGCTTTTCTGGTGAAATTCCACACTCCATTGGGTATCTGTCTCAACTTGAGTCTCTGTTGCTAAATGACAACAGCATTTCAGAATATATTCCTTCGACCCTGCAAAATTGCTCTACAATGAAGTTTATTGATATGGGTAATAACCAACTTTCTGACACAATACCAACTTGGATGTGGGAAATGCAATATCTAATAGTTCTTCGTCTAAGATCCAATAACTTCAGTGGCAGCATTACTCAAAACATGTGTCAACTTTCTTCCCTTATAGTGCTGGATCTTGCCAATAATAGCCTGTCAGGATCCATTCCAAATTGTTTGGATAAGATGAAGACAATGGCTGGCGAAGATGACTTCTTTGCCAACCCTTTGAGTTATTCATATGGCTCTGACTTCAGTTATAACAACTACAAGGAAAGTCTTGAGTTAGTTCCCAAAGGTGATGAGTTAGAGTACAGAGACAACCTCATACTGGTGAGAATGATTGATCTTTCAAGTAATAAGCTGTCTGGAACAGTTCCACCTGAAATTTCGAAGCTATCTGCTTTGCGGTTTTTGAACTTGTCAAGAAACATTCTATCTGGAGAGATACCAAAAGACATGGGAAAAATGAAATTGTTAGAATCCCTTGATCTCTCATTAAATCACATTTCAGGTGAAATCCCTCAAAGCTTGTCTGATTTGTCATTCCTCAGTTTCCTGAATCTATCATACAACAGCTTATCTGGCAGAATTCCCACAAGCACCCAACTTCAGAGCTTTGAAACACTTAGCTACACAGGAAATCCTGAGCTCTGTGGTCCTCCTATAACAAATAATTGCACAAGCAAAGAAGGGATATCTGAGAATGCTACTGTTATACATGCTGATGGAAATTTCCTTGCAACATCAGAGTTTTACATTGGAATGGGAGTTGGATTTGCAGCAGGATTTTGGGGGGTTTGCAGTGCTATTTTCTTCAACAGAACTTGGAGGCATgcttattatgattttattgacCACTTGAAAGATGTGATTTATGTCACCATAGTTTTGAAGGTTAGAAGGTTACTTGCTCAGTCAAGGGGTTTCCTTTCAGCTGCTAACAGGAGAGACATTACAAGGTGA
- the LOC108345345 gene encoding receptor-like protein EIX2 isoform X1: MIYIAFSTKFQAPENFGFSYYFLMEVSYATLFLLLILLTTLHFRESMVAGLNISCSEKEKNALLSFKHGLADPSNRLSSWSEEEDCCSWAGVRCNNFTGQVMELNLNTSVTSPYRELSGEISPSLLELKSLTRLDLSSNYFVLSPIPSFLGSMKSLRYLDLSLSGFMGLIPHQLGNLSNLQHLNLGYNYALQIDNLNWISRLSSLEYLDLSYVDLHKEADWLQVLSALPSLSELHLENCQIDNLGPPKGKTNFTYLQVLDLSNNNLNQEIPSWLSNLSTTLVQLDLHSNLLHGEIPQQLSSLQNIKILGLHGNQLGGALPISLSQLKHLEVLDLSNNTFICPLPASFANLSSLRTLNLAHNRLNGTIPKSFRFLQKLQILNLGANSLTGDMPVTLGTLSNLVTLDLSSNLLEGSLEENHFVKLLKLKELRLSSTNLFLSVNSRWVPPFQLEYVLLSSFGIGPKFPEWLKNQSSVKVLTMSKAGISDLVPSWFWNWSLQLEFLDLSNNLLRGEVSNIFLNSSVINLSSNLFKGRLPSVSANVEVLNIANNSISGTVSPLLCGKKSATNKLSVLDVSNNVLSGDLGQCWVHWQALVHLNLGSNSFSGEIPHSIGYLSQLESLLLNDNSISEYIPSTLQNCSTMKFIDMGNNQLSDTIPTWMWEMQYLIVLRLRSNNFSGSITQNMCQLSSLIVLDLANNSLSGSIPNCLDKMKTMAGEDDFFANPLSYSYGSDFSYNNYKESLELVPKGDELEYRDNLILVRMIDLSSNKLSGTVPPEISKLSALRFLNLSRNILSGEIPKDMGKMKLLESLDLSLNHISGEIPQSLSDLSFLSFLNLSYNSLSGRIPTSTQLQSFETLSYTGNPELCGPPITNNCTSKEGISENATVIHADGNFLATSEFYIGMGVGFAAGFWGVCSAIFFNRTWRHAYYDFIDHLKDVIYVTIVLKVRRLLAQSRGFLSAANRRDITRRGRLFAGRSFGRSGSES; encoded by the exons ATGATATATATAGCCTTTAGTACTAAATTCCAAGCACCAGAAAACTTTGGATTCAGTTACTACTTCCTCATGGAAGTGTCATATGCAACTCTATTTCTTCTCTTGATTTTGTTGACAACACTCCACTTTAGAGAAAGCATGGTAGCAGGGCTCAACATAAGTTGcagtgagaaagaaaagaatgcACTGCTCAGCTTCAAGCATGGACTAGCAGACCCTTCAAACAGGCTTTCATCATGGTCTGAAGAAGAAGATTGTTGTTCATGGGCAGGGGTTCGCTGCAACAACTTCACTGGTCAAGTCATGGAACTCAATCTTAACACATCTGTGACCTCTCCCTATAGGGAATTGAGTGGTGAGATTAGTCCTTCCCTGCTTGAACTAAAATCTTTGACTCGTTTGGATTTGAGTtcaaattattttgttcttagtCCAATACCAAGCTTCCTAGGCTCAATGAAGAGTCTTAGATACTTGGACCTTAGCTTAAGTGGGTTCATGGGACTAATCCCTCACCAACTAGGAAATCTATCAAACCTGCAGCACCTTAATCTTGGCTACAATTATGCTCTTCAGATAGATAATCTTAATTGGATATCAAGGCTTTCTTCCTTGGAATACCTTGATTTGAGTTATGTAGACCTTCACAAAGAAGCTGATTGGCTTCAAGTACTGAGTGCACTTCCTTCTCTATCAGAACTACACTTAGAGAACTGTCAAATTGATAACTTGGGACCACCTAAAGGAAAAACCAACTTCACATATCTCCAAGTCCTTgatctttcaaataataatcTCAATCAGGAAATCCCTTCATGGCTATCCAATCTCAGTACAACTCTTGTCCAACTCGATTTACACAGTAACCTTTTACATGGAGAAATCCCACAACAATTGTCAAGccttcaaaacataaaaattctAGGCTTGCATGGCAACCAACTCGGTGGAGCACTTCCTATTTCATTAAGTCAGCTCAAGCATCTTGAAGTTCTAGATCTCAGTAATAATACCTTTATTTGTCCACTTCCTGCATCATTTGCAAACTTATCATCCTTGAGGACTTTGAACCTGGCTCACAACCGGCTGAATGGGACCATTCCTAAGAGTTTTAGGTTCCTCCAAAAGCTGCAGATATTAAACCTTGGAGCTAATTCTCTGACTGGTGATATGCCTGTAACTCTTGGAACTCTCTCAAATTTAGTGACATTAGACCTTTCATCAAATTTGTTGGAAGGATCACTAGAAGAGAATCATTTTGTAAAACTTCTGAAATTAAAGGAACTGCGTTTATCTTCAACAAACTTGTTCCTCAGTGTTAACTCTAGATGGGTTCCTCCATTTCAGCTTGAATATGTTTTACTCAGCTCCTTTGGAATAGGGCCCAAGTTTCCAGAATGGCTGAAAAACCAGAGTTCTGTCAAGGTATTGACAATGTCTAAGGCAGGTATTTCAGATTTGGTTCCAAGTTGGTTTTGGAATTGGAGTCTGCAACTGGAATTCCTGGATCTGTCAAACAATCTGTTAAGAGGAGAGGTATCAAACATCTTTCTAAATTCCAGCGTCATAAACCTGAGTTCTAATTTGTTCAAGGGTAGATTGCCAAGTGTGTCTGCAAATGTTGAAGTGCTGAATATTGCCAATAACTCAATTTCTGGAACGGTTTCTCCCTTATTATGTGGAAAGAAAAGTGCTACTAACAAGTTAAGTGTGCTGGATGTCTCAAATAATGTCTTATCTGGTGATCTTGGTCAGTGTTGGGTTCATTGGCAAGCCTTGGTGCACTTGAACTTGGGTTCTAACAGCTTTTCTGGTGAAATTCCACACTCCATTGGGTATCTGTCTCAACTTGAGTCTCTGTTGCTAAATGACAACAGCATTTCAGAATATATTCCTTCGACCCTGCAAAATTGCTCTACAATGAAGTTTATTGATATGGGTAATAACCAACTTTCTGACACAATACCAACTTGGATGTGGGAAATGCAATATCTAATAGTTCTTCGTCTAAGATCCAATAACTTCAGTGGCAGCATTACTCAAAACATGTGTCAACTTTCTTCCCTTATAGTGCTGGATCTTGCCAATAATAGCCTGTCAGGATCCATTCCAAATTGTTTGGATAAGATGAAGACAATGGCTGGCGAAGATGACTTCTTTGCCAACCCTTTGAGTTATTCATATGGCTCTGACTTCAGTTATAACAACTACAAGGAAAGTCTTGAGTTAGTTCCCAAAGGTGATGAGTTAGAGTACAGAGACAACCTCATACTGGTGAGAATGATTGATCTTTCAAGTAATAAGCTGTCTGGAACAGTTCCACCTGAAATTTCGAAGCTATCTGCTTTGCGGTTTTTGAACTTGTCAAGAAACATTCTATCTGGAGAGATACCAAAAGACATGGGAAAAATGAAATTGTTAGAATCCCTTGATCTCTCATTAAATCACATTTCAGGTGAAATCCCTCAAAGCTTGTCTGATTTGTCATTCCTCAGTTTCCTGAATCTATCATACAACAGCTTATCTGGCAGAATTCCCACAAGCACCCAACTTCAGAGCTTTGAAACACTTAGCTACACAGGAAATCCTGAGCTCTGTGGTCCTCCTATAACAAATAATTGCACAAGCAAAGAAGGGATATCTGAGAATGCTACTGTTATACATGCTGATGGAAATTTCCTTGCAACATCAGAGTTTTACATTGGAATGGGAGTTGGATTTGCAGCAGGATTTTGGGGGGTTTGCAGTGCTATTTTCTTCAACAGAACTTGGAGGCATgcttattatgattttattgacCACTTGAAAGATGTGATTTATGTCACCATAGTTTTGAAGGTTAGAAGGTTACTTGCTCAGTCAAGGGGTTTCCTTTCAGCTGCTAACAGGAGAGACATTACAAG aaggggacgATTGTTTGCTGGAAGAAGctttggaagaagtggaagtgaaagctAA